A stretch of DNA from Sphingomonas ginkgonis:
GATCACCACCGTCCGGCGCGGCGCGGCAGCGGGGCGCGGACGGAGCGGGCGGGCGATCGCCCGCGCCTGCGCCGGCGGCCCGTAGAGCCCGTAGCGGAGATCAGCGAGGCTGACCGTCTGGACGCCGGGAATGTCCTGGTCGGCGCCGGGCTTGCGCAGGACGAGGCTGAGCCCGCCGACCTGCTCGCCCAGCGCGAGCTTCTGCGCATCGACCGGGGTGACCTCCAGCGTGGCCGTGCGGCCGACCTTGGGTTGGCCATTGTCGTCCTTGGCGGTCTGGTCGATCGCGATCACCCGAACGTTCTGGAGCAGCACGTCGGTGACCTGCTGGGCGGTCACCCCCTGGTTCTGGCGGGTGATCAGCACGTCGACGCTGTCGTTGGGCTGGACGAAGCCGGCGACCCCGGAGACGTCGTTGATGCGGACCGCTGCGGCGCGCTTGCCGTCCGGCAGCAGCGCGGCGAGCGAGGCGCCCTGGCCCTGGCCGGACACCTTGGAAGCGAGGATCGGCTCGTTGATCGCCATCGGCCGAAGCGCGACCCGGGCCTTGCCGCCGGGCATCAGCGACGCCGCGGTCGCGAAGCTTCCGGGCGGGATGCTGGCGGTAGGAAAGTCGACGAAGCGGACCTTGTCCGGCGTGACCGGCGATCCATAGTCGAGCGGAACGCCGGCAACGGCGACCTTGGCGGTGCCCAGCGGCGCGCTCGCGCTCTGCCTGGCACTGGCGGCGATGAAGGTGTTGGCAAGGTAAACGGCGACGAGGCCGAGAACCACGGCAACCCCCAAGGCCAAGAGTGACTGACGTCTCAGCATCGCAAAACCCCCCGCCCGCTACATACTCCGTTTCGTTACGCCTACACAACAGTTTGCCGCTGATGGCCGGTCAAAAGCACTGTCCGCTCCCGAGCGAGCCGGAAGCGGACAGTGCATCAGAGATTACGAAGCCGTGGAACAGGCAGCGTTCGGGTTGCTCGCGGTACCCGGCGCATTGATGCAGTCCGCGGCCGAGTTCATGCGGTTCGAAATCGCACCGCCGAGCGTGAGAGCTGCGACCGCAATGGCCGAGCCGACGATCGCGAGGATCAGCGCATACTCGGCAGCCGACGCGCCGGATTCATCACGAAGCAGATTGAAAAGCGTCTTCATTGTTAAGTCCCCTTGCTCAATTCGACGCCAGGTGGCGCCTTGGTCCAGAGCTTCGGGATGTCCCCCACACGGAGACGTGGCTTGACGGCATTTCCAGTGGTGTGCCCGAGCCCCGCTCCGTGCGGTCCCACCGCCCGGATGCCGACAGGGGGTCGCAAACTTAATTTGCTGTCAAGCATGGTATTTTAACGGTCGTTAAGAACCATTTTCGGCGAGAAACCGGTAAATTCTTGGACTCATTAATTTTTCGGCAGGCAGATACGGACGCTAAGTTTCTTCCGAATGTCTGCCAATGGGACAAAAATACGCGCTGCTGACAAGCGATTCAGTGTCGCGGAAAGCCGCTATCGGCACGGAGCCGTAACGGATGTCTGCCGGGAGCTGCCGAGTCGCGGCTCAAGCAAGGACGCGGTGCCGGTAGGTGACGTTCACTCGCCGGGACAGCAGCAGGTAGGGCAGCCAGAGCGCAGCGCTGATCAGCACTTTCTTGATGTTGCCTTCTAGCAGGCCCTGCAGCGCGGCGGCGACGTCGGCCGGCACCCGGCCCGAAGCCATCACGCCATCCGCAACCACCAGCTGCATCGCGAGATCGACGCACCACACCGCAACCAGCAGTCGCGGAAAGAGGGGAACGCCCCGTAGAGCCGCCACGAACGCGACCGCGTAGAGGCTGGTGAGCAGGACGGCATCGAGGCTCATCAGGAAGTGCAGGGTCGAAAGCCAACCGGGGACCGGCTCCGTCAGCGCGGGGCTCGCCGCCAGGAACTCGAGCGCTCGGACCGGGACGTTCAGCAACATGCCGACGAGCAGCGACACCATGACCCCGCTCGGGCCATACAGCGGGTGGCGCCGAGCCTCGGTTCGGGAGAGCGCGGTCCAGCGGCCAACCCGGGCGAGGCGGAAGGCGGGCTGCTCGAGACGGTCGCCGTCGCGGAACCAGCGAAGCGCGAGCAGCATCGAGGCGGCCGGCATGACCGTCAGCAGAAGATAGGGCGAGATCGACGAGGGCGGGACGAGGCCGTGCGGGATCGGACTGGTCGCCAGCCGGAGCGCGCAGGCGAGACCCGCCAGCAGCAGCCAGCCGATGACGAGGCGATCAAGCCCGCCCTCGATGGTGGCCAGCATGGCCGTCGATCGGACCTGGAGACGTTGGCGGAGTTGCACGAGCATGGGCGAGGCCGTTCCTATCGCAGTTCCGGACGGCCCACCGCATTATCCATCGCCCGTTTCGATCACGTAAATGTCACGGCGGGCCCTTCGGTTCCGGCGCGCGCCGGTCAGAACAGGCCGGGCACGAGCCGCCACCGGACGCGGCCGGCATAACGGCGATAGTCCGGATCCTCGCGGAGCAGCTGCTCCTCCTGGAGGATGCGCCCGACCTGCAGCCCCCAGGCGAGCAGATAGAGGCCGAGGGTGAGGAGGGAGAAGCTGGTCAGCAGGAAGCCGATCTCGCCAACGACATAGCCGAGGTACATCGGGTGGCGAACGAGACGGTAGGGCCCAGCCCGCTTGATACCGCGGTTGGCGGCGACGATCCCGAAGCTTCGATTCAGGAACAGCTTGGCGGCGATCGTCAGCAACAGCCCCGCCATCATCAAAGCCGTGCCGACCGCCGGCGGAGCGATCATCGTCGCCGAGGGGTCGGGACGGACCAGCAGCGGAAGCGCGGTCCCGAGCAGGCCAAGGATCCAGGCGGAAGGGCGCTGGCGGACGACGCCGCGGCGATGGATGAGGATGAAGAAGACGGCCAGGGTTTCCGACAGCGCCAGCAGCACAAGCTGCGGTTCAAACGGAAGCGCCTTGTAGAAGGCGACGAGGAAAGGCGCCGCGAGCAGGACGAGGAACAGCTTCTCGCAGACATCGAGAAGGCGCTCCATCGAGATCACGCCGTCCTGACCGTCGAAGCAGGGCGGATCTCGCGCGGCTCCAGCGCAGCCGCGAGCTGACCCGACAACCGCCAGATCAGCGCCATGCCGACGATCGATGCGGCGCCGTCGCTGACATAATGCCAGCCGAGCAGCACCGAGCCGATGCAGATGATCGCGAAATAGAGGAACGCGGGAACGACGAGGATCGTCCGCCGGAGCACCAGCACGAACCAGAGCGCGATCGCGACGTGGAGCGAGGGGAACGCCGAGATCCCACCGCCGAGCTCCATCGCCCGCGCCGAATAATGATCCCACAGATAATCGGCGACATAGCCGGTGCGGGTCGGCACCAGGATTTCCGGGTCGAAGCGGGCTACCCCGGTGAGCCGATCGTAGAAGATCGGCCCGACGGACGGCAGCACATAGGCGACGAAGGTGCCGAGCAGGGTGAAGCCAAGAAAATAGGCGCTGATCGCCTGCGCGCGGAAGCGGGACGGCGGCAGCGCGAAGAGAATGTAGAGGAGCAGCAGCTGCAGCGGCAGCCAGCTGTAGTAGCAGGCCTCGATCGGCACCACGAAATCGTCGAACACGGGCTTGAGCAGGTGCGCCGGGTCATGCCCGAGCAGCAGGCGCTCGAAGTCCGCGATCGGCTGGTCGGCCCAGAAGCCGACCGCGAACGGCATGCCGAACTTGATCGCGCCGAACAGGCCGGCGCAGGTCGAAACCAGCAGCAGCCCGAGCGCGAGAATGGTCAGCCGCGGGACCGCCGCGAAGCTGCGCTGGATGAAGCCGCGCGCGGGCGAGTCGTCGTGACGGATGCGCCAGCAGGTGAGCAGCAGCCAGCCGGTGATCGTCGGCGGCAGGCCCAGCGCGGTGATCGTCAGGTTCGACGTCAGCAGCGGGGTCGCAGCCGCACCCTGCCAGTAGAGGGTCGTCCAGAACAGGCTGAGCACGAGCAGGCAGCCCGCGACCACGACCAACCATGCCGCATCCGATCGAAACTGCCCCCGCATGGCGGCAGAATATCCGAAATTTTAACGTCGGAAAACCGGGCTTTTACGGCCCGCTTCGACCTACCAGGTGTAGGCGAGCCCGACCGCGCCAAGCCACTGGGTCGGGCTGCCCCGCTGGTTGACGATGGGCGAGCGGCGGAAGTCGTTCTGGAGGCGCGCGTAGCTGCCGGTGCCGAACAGCGATAGCCCGTGCAGGAGGTCGCCTGTCAGCGACTGGTTGGCGATCAGCGACAGCTTCCAGTTCTTGTAGCCGCCCGAGGCATCGAAGGCCGGCAGGCCGCTGGCCACCGCCTCGGCCGGGCTGATGCTGTAATAATAGCGCGCATAACGGTCGCCGACGAAGTCCGCCGACGCCGAGAGGCTGACATAGGTGTGGCGGCTGAGCGGCGTCGCGAAGTCGACCGATGGAGTGATCACGGTCGAGCGATGGGCCCCGGCGACGTCGTGGACGACGTCCACATGGACGCCCAGGCTGTCGTAGGGGTTGGTCAGCCCGCTGAGGCTCACCCCGGCGAAGGCGCCGAGCTCGATCGCGGTCTTGCGGCGGGGCAGGAGGTCGACGACCGGGTCGTGGATCTTGGAGCGGCGATTGAAGCGGACCCCGGCGATCGGGCCGGCGTTGAAGCTGAACTTGCCCGGGGTCCGCGGGACCAGGTCGAAGTAGACGTAGCTGCCCTTGCTGTAGAAGCTGTGCCCGCTGACCCGGCCGCGGATCACCGGCGCCGGGATGAAGCGGTAGTCGTCCGACCCTTCATAGTCGGGAAGGAAGGCAGCGGCGGCCCCGATGGTCAGCGTGTCGCGATTGTCGAACGGATCCGGGAGCGGTTTGCTCTCGCTCTGGGCCCAGGCGGGCGTACCTGCCAGCAGCGCGGTCGCCAGCGCCGCGAAGATCATGCGCATCGAAGAGAACTCCCCTGTTCCCGCCCCGCGTCGGGGCGAACGCCATTGCGGCCGCTTGTTACGGCACTGTGCGGGGCTCCAACTCCCCAGCCCGGCTCAGTCTCCCGCGCCGGGATCGGCCGAAAAATATTTGTCGTACTTGCCCTCTTCGCCCTTGTGCTCGTCGGCGTCGGCGGGGCTGTCCTTCTTGCGGGTGATGTTCGGCCACTGCGCCGAGAAGGTCGAGTTCAGCTCCAGCCACTGCTCGAGCCCGCTCTCGGTATCGGGCAGGATCGCCTCGGCCGGGCATTCCGGCTCGCACACGCCGCAGTCGATGCACTCGTTCGGGTTGATGACGAGCATGTTGTCGCCCTCGTAGAAGCAGTCGACGGGGCAGACCTCGACGCAATCCATATATTTGCAGCGGATGCAGGCGTCGGTGACGACATAGGTCATGGCAGAAGAAGCTCCCTTGTTGGCGCGTGGCTAAGTCGCGGCGCCTGCGGCGTCAACGATCTCCTCATAGCACAGCTGCGCCTCGCTCGCCGGGCCGCGCCGTTCGGGCAGCGCCAGCACCCGAAGCACGCGGATCCGCCCGTTCAGCGGGAGCGCGATGACGCTGCCGACCCGCACCTCCTCGCTGGGCTTCTCGACCCGGCGGCCGTCGAGGCGGGTGCGCCCCTGCTCAATGACGGCTTGCGCGAGCGTGCGGCTCTTCACCAGTCGGATGCAATGAAGGAAGCGGTCGATCCGCAAGTCAACGCTTCAGCCCGGCGAGCGCCGCGAAGGCGTTGCCGGGGCGCGGCGCGGCGACCGGCTTCTGGCGCTGGTGGCGGGGCTTGCGCCAGCGCCACTCGCCGTCGCTCTCGCTGAGGCCGATCTCCGCCAGGAGCCGCGCCAGCGCCTCGGCGGGTAGACCCAGCGAAGTGACGAAGTCGCGGTCAACCGGCTCGGCATCGCCGCCCCTCTGGCGGACCTCGTAGGCGTGGGTGGCGACCCGGTCGGCGAGGTCGATCCGCAGCCAGTGGGCGCCGAGGCGGCGATAAGCGAGGCGCGCGCCGCGGGCATCGGCATCCGGCGGCAGGGTCGCAGCGCCGGGCGGCGGGAGGATTGGCATGGGCTCGCCGGCCCGAACGGCCGCCAGCGCCGCCCGCCACCGCTGCGCCTCCGGCTTTAGGAGCGCGGGAACGAACAGGTCGAGCGCGCCGAGACGAATCCGCAGCCGGTAGAGCCGCGCGCGGTCGTCCTTGCTGAGCTGCCCGATCGTCTCGATCATCAGCTTGCGCGGGGCGACTCCGCCGGAGTCGCCGAGCATCGCGGTGAGCGCCCGGACGGCGGGCGGGCTTCCCTTGTCGTTGGCGGCCGCGGCGAGCGCCAGCAGCGGCTGGAGATGGCGGGCGACCTGCGCCTCGACCCAGCGCTCCAGCCGCGACCGGAGCGCGGCTCGGCGCGGGGCGCTCAGCCGGTCGAGCGCGCGCACGGTCCTCAACGCCGGCTCGGCCAGCGAACGGCCGGGCGACAGCCGGGCGAGGACATGTCCTTCCCACGTCACCGCCACGCCGTCGCCAGGCTCGGCGCGGAGGGCGAAGCTCGTGTCGGGGGCGTCGATCAGCGTGGCGGCGCGGCGATCGAGCTCGTCCCCCAGCCGCCGCTCGGCCGCCGCGAGCAGCACCCGCTTCTCGGCAAGCCGGGCGGCGGGATCGACCCGGAACTCGAACCCGGTGAGATGGCCGATCGGCTCGGGTCCGACGCTGACCTCGCCGTCGGCGGCGACCGTCACCGGCAGCGCGTCGGCGCCGCGAGCGCCGATGTCGCGGACCAGCACCGCGGTGCGGCGGTCGACGAAGCGCTGGGTCAGCCGCTCGTGGAGCGCGTCGCTGAGCCGCGCTTCGACCTGCCGGGTGCGCTCGGCGCCGCGAGCCGGATCGGCCAGCCAGTCGGCGCGATGGGCGATGTAGGCCCAGCTGCGGATGCCCGCGAGCCGGTCGGCGAGCGCCTCGATGTCGCCCTGTACATTGTCGAGCCGGTTGACCTCGGCGGCGAACCAGTCCTGCGCGATGTGGCCGCCCTCGCCGATGTAGGAATAGACGCGGCGGACCATTCGGGCATGGTGCATCGGGCCGACCTTGCGGAAGTCGGGCAGGCCGCAGGCCGCCCACAGCCGCTTCGCCTGCAGCCCCTTGCGCGCGGCAATCGAGGGGTCTTCGGCGAGCGCCTTGAGCACAGCGAGGTCGATCGACAGCGGGGCCTGGCGGAGCAGCGGGTCGGCGCTCTTCTGCTCGAGGCTGGCGATCAGCGCGCGCACATCGGCGAAATCGAGGTTCGGGTTGCGCCAGTAGAGATGGTCGATCGGGCGGAAGCGATGCTCCTCGATCGCGAGGATCTCCTCCTCGGTAAAGGCCGGCCCGCTCTCCCCGCCCAGCCCCAGCGTGCCGAACGTCCCGTCACGCTGGTGGCGACCGGCGCGACCGGCGATCTGCGCCATCTCGGGGATGGTCAGCCGGCGGTCGCGGCGCCCGTCGAACTTGTCGAGCCCGGCGAAGGCGACATGGCTGACGTCCATGTTGAGCCCCATGCCGACCGCGTCGGTGGCGACAAGATAGTCGACCTCGCCGCGCTGGAACATCGCGACCTGGGCGTTGCGGGTCGCTGGGGAGAGCGCCCCCATCACCACCGCCGCGCCGCCCTTGAAGCGGCGCAGCATCTCGGCCAGCGCGTAGACCTGCTCGGCCGAGAAGGCGACGACCGCGCTGCGCGGCGGAAGGCGCGAGAGCTTGCACGACCCGCCGTAGCGAAGGGTCGAGAAGCGCGGCCGGCTGATCACCTCGGCCCCGGGCACCAGCTGGCGGACCATCGGCCGCAGCGTGTCCGACCCGAGTATCAGCGTCTCCTCGCGGCCCCGGGCGCGGAGCAGCCGGTCGGTGAAGACATGGCCGCGCTCGGGATCCGTCCCGAGCTGCGCCTCGTCGATCGCGCAGAAGGCGAACTCCCTGTCCACCGGCATCGATTCGACGGTGCACAGCCAGTAGCGCGCGGTCGGCGGCGCGATCCGCTCTTCGCCGGTCAGCAAAGCGACGCTCTTCTCGCCCTTCATCGCGACGACGCGGTCGTAGACCTCGCGGGCGAGCAGGCGGAGCGGGAAGCCGATGACCCCGCTCGAATGGGCCACCATCCGCTCGATGGCGAGGTGGGTCTTGCCGGTGTTGGTCGGACCCAGGATCGCCCGGACGGGCGCGTCGCTGTTGACGCTCATGGACCCGAGTGTGGGCATCATACCGGAAAGCGCAAGCCGAAAAGCTTGGTTCCGGCACGCGACAGGGTGAATGATTCCGGGACCTTAAACGGCTTTTAACCAAAGCTTGCGAGACGGCGGCGATGAACCAGTTCGCCCGCCTCGAGCCGGCCGCAGCGCGTGGCCTGACCGGATTTCGGCCCCGCCTGCCGCTGGACCGCGAACAGGGCGCGCTGCTGGTCGACCTCGCCGACGATCTCTTCAGCCCGCGCTGGTGGCGGGGCCTTGCCACGCTCGCGAGCCTGTGCATCGCCGCCCTGGCGCTGGCTCCGGGTCTCGAGCCGCTGCCCGGCGGCCGCCCCGCCCCACTCACCCCCGCCACCTGGGAGCAGATGGCGGCAACCGGCATCAGCCCGGCCGCCAACGGTTCGCGGACCGGCCTGCCGATGGCCGAGACGGGCGCAGTGACAACGCTGACCGATGCGCCCGAGCGCACCCGGATCGAGGTCTACGCGATGCTCGGTCCCGGGGAACGGCTG
This window harbors:
- the cpaB gene encoding Flp pilus assembly protein CpaB, which gives rise to MLRRQSLLALGVAVVLGLVAVYLANTFIAASARQSASAPLGTAKVAVAGVPLDYGSPVTPDKVRFVDFPTASIPPGSFATAASLMPGGKARVALRPMAINEPILASKVSGQGQGASLAALLPDGKRAAAVRINDVSGVAGFVQPNDSVDVLITRQNQGVTAQQVTDVLLQNVRVIAIDQTAKDDNGQPKVGRTATLEVTPVDAQKLALGEQVGGLSLVLRKPGADQDIPGVQTVSLADLRYGLYGPPAQARAIARPLRPRPAAAPRRTVVIRPAAAPREAPTPIQTGSNVQVYRGTTGTQYQVGDYER
- a CDS encoding Flp family type IVb pilin, whose translation is MKTLFNLLRDESGASAAEYALILAIVGSAIAVAALTLGGAISNRMNSAADCINAPGTASNPNAACSTAS
- a CDS encoding DUF2569 domain-containing protein — protein: MLVQLRQRLQVRSTAMLATIEGGLDRLVIGWLLLAGLACALRLATSPIPHGLVPPSSISPYLLLTVMPAASMLLALRWFRDGDRLEQPAFRLARVGRWTALSRTEARRHPLYGPSGVMVSLLVGMLLNVPVRALEFLAASPALTEPVPGWLSTLHFLMSLDAVLLTSLYAVAFVAALRGVPLFPRLLVAVWCVDLAMQLVVADGVMASGRVPADVAAALQGLLEGNIKKVLISAALWLPYLLLSRRVNVTYRHRVLA
- a CDS encoding methyltransferase family protein, producing MERLLDVCEKLFLVLLAAPFLVAFYKALPFEPQLVLLALSETLAVFFILIHRRGVVRQRPSAWILGLLGTALPLLVRPDPSATMIAPPAVGTALMMAGLLLTIAAKLFLNRSFGIVAANRGIKRAGPYRLVRHPMYLGYVVGEIGFLLTSFSLLTLGLYLLAWGLQVGRILQEEQLLREDPDYRRYAGRVRWRLVPGLF
- a CDS encoding phosphatase PAP2 family protein; the encoded protein is MRGQFRSDAAWLVVVAGCLLVLSLFWTTLYWQGAAATPLLTSNLTITALGLPPTITGWLLLTCWRIRHDDSPARGFIQRSFAAVPRLTILALGLLLVSTCAGLFGAIKFGMPFAVGFWADQPIADFERLLLGHDPAHLLKPVFDDFVVPIEACYYSWLPLQLLLLYILFALPPSRFRAQAISAYFLGFTLLGTFVAYVLPSVGPIFYDRLTGVARFDPEILVPTRTGYVADYLWDHYSARAMELGGGISAFPSLHVAIALWFVLVLRRTILVVPAFLYFAIICIGSVLLGWHYVSDGAASIVGMALIWRLSGQLAAALEPREIRPASTVRTA
- a CDS encoding MipA/OmpV family protein, whose protein sequence is MRMIFAALATALLAGTPAWAQSESKPLPDPFDNRDTLTIGAAAAFLPDYEGSDDYRFIPAPVIRGRVSGHSFYSKGSYVYFDLVPRTPGKFSFNAGPIAGVRFNRRSKIHDPVVDLLPRRKTAIELGAFAGVSLSGLTNPYDSLGVHVDVVHDVAGAHRSTVITPSVDFATPLSRHTYVSLSASADFVGDRYARYYYSISPAEAVASGLPAFDASGGYKNWKLSLIANQSLTGDLLHGLSLFGTGSYARLQNDFRRSPIVNQRGSPTQWLGAVGLAYTW
- the fdxA gene encoding ferredoxin FdxA, with protein sequence MTYVVTDACIRCKYMDCVEVCPVDCFYEGDNMLVINPNECIDCGVCEPECPAEAILPDTESGLEQWLELNSTFSAQWPNITRKKDSPADADEHKGEEGKYDKYFSADPGAGD
- a CDS encoding RNA-binding S4 domain-containing protein; protein product: MRIDRFLHCIRLVKSRTLAQAVIEQGRTRLDGRRVEKPSEEVRVGSVIALPLNGRIRVLRVLALPERRGPASEAQLCYEEIVDAAGAAT
- a CDS encoding helicase-related protein gives rise to the protein MSVNSDAPVRAILGPTNTGKTHLAIERMVAHSSGVIGFPLRLLAREVYDRVVAMKGEKSVALLTGEERIAPPTARYWLCTVESMPVDREFAFCAIDEAQLGTDPERGHVFTDRLLRARGREETLILGSDTLRPMVRQLVPGAEVISRPRFSTLRYGGSCKLSRLPPRSAVVAFSAEQVYALAEMLRRFKGGAAVVMGALSPATRNAQVAMFQRGEVDYLVATDAVGMGLNMDVSHVAFAGLDKFDGRRDRRLTIPEMAQIAGRAGRHQRDGTFGTLGLGGESGPAFTEEEILAIEEHRFRPIDHLYWRNPNLDFADVRALIASLEQKSADPLLRQAPLSIDLAVLKALAEDPSIAARKGLQAKRLWAACGLPDFRKVGPMHHARMVRRVYSYIGEGGHIAQDWFAAEVNRLDNVQGDIEALADRLAGIRSWAYIAHRADWLADPARGAERTRQVEARLSDALHERLTQRFVDRRTAVLVRDIGARGADALPVTVAADGEVSVGPEPIGHLTGFEFRVDPAARLAEKRVLLAAAERRLGDELDRRAATLIDAPDTSFALRAEPGDGVAVTWEGHVLARLSPGRSLAEPALRTVRALDRLSAPRRAALRSRLERWVEAQVARHLQPLLALAAAANDKGSPPAVRALTAMLGDSGGVAPRKLMIETIGQLSKDDRARLYRLRIRLGALDLFVPALLKPEAQRWRAALAAVRAGEPMPILPPPGAATLPPDADARGARLAYRRLGAHWLRIDLADRVATHAYEVRQRGGDAEPVDRDFVTSLGLPAEALARLLAEIGLSESDGEWRWRKPRHQRQKPVAAPRPGNAFAALAGLKR